The Apibacter raozihei DNA segment CTCGTTGTAACCATTTGACATCTTGAGTTGCAGAAAAAACAGCAAGAAAAGCTTCTGTAGAATGCATATTACTATTAGCTCCTCTGTACGATTCTAAATCTGACCAGTCATAATCATAACTTTCCAACATAGCTCCTTCTTCCTCACTCCAAAAATATTTTTCTAAAATATGAATAGCTTTTTCCAATAAAAGCTCACCATCCTTACGTCCGGAAATTTTTGCAGAGGATCCGGCTAATGCTATAAAAGCATGTATGTAAGCCTGTTTTCTTCCAGCATCTCCTAATCCTCCAATTGAATAAAACCATCCATCGTGTTCTTTATCATTAATTACGTCTAATAGAACTTTTACGCCGTGATCTGCAATTTTACCATACTCAGGAAATTTCATAGATGCTAATGAGTAACAATGAGTCATACGAGCATTTTCCATTGTATCCAATGCTTTATTAATCAAATTCCCATTATCATCCAAATATCCGAAACCTCCTTGTTTCAATACAGAATTGAGACCAAATTTTAACAACTCGTTTCCTTGCTGATGCAAGTATTGTTGGTGATCTTTCGATTTTACCCAACTAGATTCTATATCGTGCTCTTTATAGTTTTTCATACTTTTATTTTTAAGATTTATCGTATACACCTGATAAGTAAATGAAGAATAATCCCAGTACAATGATAGACATTCCTATAATGGCTGAAATCCATTCTTTTCTTGTTTTTTTCTCTTTATTAATATATACACCGGCAATAACTGAAACTATTATAGAAGCTTGTCCTACAGGATAAGCTACCGATAAACCTAATTTCATTTGTGAGACTAAAATTGCCAGATTACCAATAGCCCATACCACTCCTACGATGCTATTTTTCATTGCGGTAAAATTATATGGATTGATCTTAAAAAATAAAAATGCTATTAAGGTAACTCCAATAATCTGACCTACTGATTGAGGTAAAAGACTTGACCAACCATCAATTCCAAAGTATTTTAAAATCCCAACATAAAGGGTAAATCCTAACGTAGAAAGAAGATTAACTGCTATACCTCTCCCCCATTGTATCTTTTCACCTTTTTTTCCTTCTTCCGGTTGTTTATAAGATGTAAATACAATACCTATAATTATCATAGCAAGAGCTATAAAACCGAATATTTTAGAATTACTTGTTGCCCAATCTCCTAAAAAAACACCTAATAAAGAGGTTCCAATTATCTGTGTTCCATTTGAAATGGGCATGGATTTGGAAACACCTAAATACTTAAGTCCTTTATACTGGCAAACAGAACCTAGCGCCCAGAAAAGTCCTGAGGCTAGTCCTATCCAAATAATGTGAGGATTTAACTCCGGTTTCCTTATTGCATAAACAACAATTGCAAAGATAAAACTTCCTATTGCAATTCCGAAAGATTGTTCTATAGCCTTACCTCCTATTAAAGTAGAAATAACCGGTACCATACCCCAGGATAAGATGGGAATACAGGCTATTAAAAAATCAATTATACTCATTAGTTATTCTTTTTATAAAGTTTTAAGCGTCTTGTCCTAATATTGATAAAGCTCCGTCTACGGTATACGTTGAACCGGTAACGTATGAACTTGCCTGAGAAGCTAAAAATAAAGCTACATTTGCTACTTCTTCAGGAGAACCTCCTCTTTTCATGGGAATTATGTTTTCTTTTTCTTTCAAAACATCTTTATCATCCATTACTTTCTTGTTCATAGGGGTCAAAATCATACCCGGAGCAATATTATTCACGGTTAAACCTTTTGGTGCCAGCTCAATAGCTAATGTTTGAGAAAGATTTCTCATACCTGCTTTAGAAGCATTATAATCTGCATTTCCTGGCTTACATATATATTCGTGAATGGAAGTAACATTTATTATTCTTGAATTCTGGTAAGAATCATGCTTCTTTTTAAGTTGTAGAAATTCTTTAATGCAATAAAACGGACCATATAAATCAGTTTTTATAGTATTATCCCAAGTTTCAATATCCATATCTTCTACATTAATATTTTGTCCGTTTACTCCTGCATTATTCACTAAAATATCAATGTCATTAAAGTCTTTTTCAACTAAAGCAAAAAAACTTTTTATTTGCTCTAAATCAGAAACATCTACCTGATATGCTTTAACTTTTACATTCAAACTTGACAATTCTTTTTCTAACTGTTCTGCTCTCTCTTTCCCTGAATGATATGTTATAATTACGTTAGCTCCTTCCTGAGCAAATTTGGTGGCCATAGCTTTACCAATACCGGAGCTTGAACCGGTAATAAGTGCGGTTTTGTTATTTAATTGTCCCATAAATAAATTTTTTAAAGTTTTTTTTAAGTATTTTAGAGTTTTATAATTTTACATTGCTTCGTCTTTTATCTCAAATGAAGGATATAGTTTCATTCCTCCATCTGCAAAGATGGATGTTCCTGTTATATATTCTGCCTGAGAAGAACACAGCCATACAGCTACATTGGAAATATCTTCTGGTTTTCCAACATATCCAAGAGGAATAGTTTCTTCTACTTCTTCAACTATTTTCGGATCTTTAAAGTCAGCATTTATAGGTGTATAAATGGCTCCCGGGGCAATACAATTGATCCTGATTCCTTTTTGCGCATATTCCAACGCTAAAGTTTCGGTTAACATTTTAACCCCTCCTTTACTGGCTGAGTAATGAACAAAATGAGGTTTTGGAATTCTTTCATGTACACTGGACATATTGATAATAATTCCTTTTTTATTTTTTTCTAAGAAATATCTTATAGCTTCTCTGGAACCTAAAAACACACCGGTTAAGTTAGTACTGATAACTGAATTCCATTCGTTAAGAGTCATTTCATGAGTTGGAATTTTTTTCTGATGCCCTGCATTATTGATCCATATGTCTAAATCTCCAAAAATATCAATAGCTACTTTACTTAGCTTTTTTATATCCTCTTCTTTACCCACATCTCCTTGTACAGCAATAGCCTTTCCTCCGGTTTTTTCAATTTCTTTTACTAAGTCTTCTGCATCTTTTTTATCGGAAAAATAATTAACAATTACGCTAATCCCCTCTTTACCGAATCTTTGAGCTATGGCTTTACCCAAGCCTGTAGAGGATCCTGTTATAACAGCGACCTTACCTTTTAAGTCTTTATACATAGTATGTCTTTATTAAAATTTATTAATGTTATTTATAATTCAAAGGTATAAAAAATAATTTTATTTTTTTTTTATACCAAACAATTGAATAATTTTACGTGAAATTAAATCACACTAGAAAACTCAACTTCTGTTGCTTTTTCTGTCTATTATTTAAATCAACAATTAAACCAAAAATGATTATGGAACTATTCTTAATTATTGGAACTTATACCCAAGGAGGTAGCAACGGTATGTATGTCTATAAATTTAATCCTGAAACTGGAACATCCAGCTATTCAAGCAGTGTTGCTATCAACAACCCCTCTTACCTTGTGGTAAACCATCAGGAAAACCACATATACTCTGTAAGCGAAAATGAAGACAATGAAAATTCTACAGTTAACGCTTTTACTTTTGATAAAAAAGAAGGGAAAATAGTTTTACAAAACTCTCAGCAGGTATTTGGGGCTGCACCGTGTTACATCAATATCGGTAAAAAGGATAGATATGTCGTTACAGCTAATTATATCGGTGGGAGTATTTCGGTATTTAAAACAGATATGGACGGCAGTCTTCTTCCCATTATTCAACAAATTAACTTTTCCGGTAGTAGTGTTCACGATGTTAGGCAAAATCAGTCTCACTTGCATTGTGTTGTATTTTCACCTGACTATAATCATTTGTTTGCTACTGATTTAGGAAGCGACAGAATTTACAAATTTGATGTTGATTATGATCATGAAGGAAGTTTCCTTTCCTTCGGTACTCCTCCATATGTTGAGGTTACTGCCGGATCCGGCCCTCGACATTTAACTTTCCACCCTAATCAGAAATACGCATATTTGATTAATGAACTAGGTGGTACGGTAACTGTTTTTGAATACAGTAATGGGAATTTAGTGGAAATACAAACTACTATTTCGGATAAATTTAAAGCAGAAGGAAGTGCTGATATTCATATTCACCCGAATGGGAAATTTCTTTATGCTTCCAATCGTTTAAAAAAAGATGGAATCTCCATTTTTAAAATTAATGAAAATGATGGCAAAATTACCCGCATCGATTATGAAAGAACTGATATACATCCACGAAATTTTATTATTTCTCCTAATGGTAAATTTTTATTGGTAGCTAATCAGGACAGCAATACCATTCAGACATTTTCTATAGATCTGGAAACCGGATTACTTAGTGATAATCAAGAAGATATAATCATTGACATGCCTGTATGCCTGAAGTTTATTTCTATCTGTTAGTTTTTATGATTAATATTAGGTTAAATCCTTTAAAAAATCGGTAAGACATACCTTTGTTCTGGCAATAATTAAGTAATTTTGCTTAGATTTTTTAACAAACAAAAATATTTTTAATTATGAGTCTAATAGCACAAATTCATGCAAGACAAATTTTGGATTCCAGAGGAAATCCAACTGTAGAAGTGGATGTAATCACTGAGTATGGAACTTTAGGAAGAGCTGCTGTTCCATCTGGAGCTTCTACTGGTGAATATGAAGCTGTAGAGTTGAGAGATGGAGGAAAAGAATATTTAGGTAAAGGAGTATTAAAAGCAGTTCAAAACGTTAATGAATTGATAGCACCTGAATTAGTTGGTGTTGATGTTTTTGAACAAGCTTTAATAGATAAAGCAATGATAGATTTAGATGGAACTCCTAACAAAGGTAAATTAGGAGCTAATGCTATCTTAGGTGTTTCTTTAGCTGTTGCTCAGGCTGCTGCAAAAGAATTAGGATTACCTTTATACAGATATGTGGGTGGTGTTAACGGAAAAGTTCTTCCTGTTCCTATGATGAACATCATTAATGCAGGAGCTCACTCTGATGCACCAATTGCTTTTCAGGAATTTATGATTATGCCTGTAGTAGCTGACAGCTACTCTACTGCAATCAGAATGGGAACAGAAATTTTCCACTCTCTTAAAAAAGTTTTACATGACAGAGGTCTTAGCACTGCTGTTGGTGATGAAGGTGGTTTTGCTCCAAACTTTAAAAATATCGAAGATGCATTAGATACAGTTTTAGATGCGATAAAAAAGGCAGGGTATACTCCGGGGCAGGATGTTATGCTTGCATTAGACTGTGCTTCATCTGAATTCTGTAAAGATGGTAAGTATGATTATTCTATTTTTGAAGGTCAGGGTGGTAAAGTAAGAACCAGTGAAGAACAAGCTGAATATCTAGCTGAACTAGCAGGTAAATATCCAATTATATCTATTGAAGATGGTATGGATGAAAACGACTGGGCTGGATGGAAGATTCTAACTGATAAAATTGGAGATAAAGTTCAATTAGTTGGTGATGATTTATTTGTTACTAATGTAAAAAAACTAAGTGACGGTATCAAACAAGGTGTAGGAAACTCAATTCTTATCAAAGTAAACCAAATAGGTACCCTTACAGAGACTATAGATGCAGTACAAATGGCTCAAAACGCTGGTTATACTGCTGTAATGTCACACCGTTCAGGAGAAACTGAGGACAACACCATAGCGGATCTTGCTGTCGCATTAAACTGTGGACAAATTAAAACAGGTTCTGCTTCAAGATCTGATCGTATGGCTAAATACAATCAGTTATTAAGAATTGAAGAAAGCTTGGGTGAGGTTGCAGTATATCCTCAATTCCATGCTTTTAAAATTAAAAGATAACTTTTTAAAAAAGTATTCTATAAAAAAACAGGGTTTAATTTGAATTAAACCCTGTTTTTTTTATTTGAATTTTTGAATGCTATGCAACTTTTAAATTGTGATTTTTATCATATTTTCTTGAATTTTATTAATCTAATTCAATTTTTTAAATGGGTGTAAAAATTATATTTTCTGTTTTTTTTCAAAAAATATAAACTATATACACAATAATAATAAAGATAAAAACACATTAACTTATCAATATACAAACACTTATAGTTTAATAAATGACTTGATTTTTTTTTTATATATTTTTTTTTTGTTAGTAATTTTTATTTCATATATTTCAGTCTATAAAATAAATTAAAACCAACATAAAATAATAATCAAGATATGTCTGACACAGTAAAAATACAGTATAATGGTAAGGAGTATGAATATCCGATAGTAGACAGTGTAATTGGAGATAAAGGTATTAATATTAATAAGTTAAGGGATGAAACAGGTCTTATTACTTTAGATATAGGTTATAAAAATACCGGAGCTACCAAAAGTAAAATCACTTATCTGGATGGGGATCTAGGACAATTATATTACCGTGGATATCCTATTGAACAGATTGCTGAAAAATCTACTTTTACTGAGGTTATGTATTTGTTGTTAGAAGGAGAACTTCCGAGAAAAGAGCAGCTTTCACAATTCGAGGCAGATATTAAACAAAACAGTCTGGTGAGTGAGGAAATGAAGCAAATTTTAAAAAGCTTTCCTCGTTCAGCTCACCCTATGGGTGTATTATCAACATTAACCAGTGCTTTAACCGCATTTAATCCTCATGCTGTAAATGTAAAATCGGAAAAAGATTTATATAATGCTTATACTATGCTTCTGGCTAAATTCCCTGTTTTATGTGCCTGGACTTATCGTCTAAAATTAGGTCTACCTTTAAATTATTCAAATAATAGCTTGGATTATCCTCATAATTTTTATCAGATGATGTTCCGAAAACCAACCGAAGAACTTGAAGTGGATGAAGTTGTTGTGAATGCCATTGATAAATTATTAATTCTTCACGCAGATCATGAACAAAACTGTTCTGCTTCTACAGTACGAATGGTTGGATCTGCACATACCGGATTATTTGCTTCTATATCAGCGGGTGTATCTGCTCTCTGGGGTCCTTTACACGGTGGTGCAAATCAGGCTGTAATAGAAATGCTTGAAATGATTCAAAAAGATGGTGGTGACCTTCAGAAATGGATTGATAAGGCTAAATCCAAGGATGATGATTTCAGATTAATGGGATTTGGTCACAGAGTTTACAGAAACTTTGATCCTCGTGCGAAAGTTATTAAAAAAGTGGCTGATGATTTATTTGAAAAATTAGGCATTCAGGATGAAACTCTTGAAATTGCTAAAAAACTGGAAGAGGTAGCTCTCAATGATCCTTACTTCATAGAGAAAAAATTATACCCTAATGTTGATTTTTACAGCGGTATCATTTACAGGGTTTTAGGTATTCCTACAGAAATGTTTACAGTAATGTTTGCTTTAGGCAGGCTTCCTGGGTGGATAGCTCAATGGAAAGAAATGAGAATGAGCGGAGAACCTATCAACAGACCGAGACAAATCTATGTAGGGAATCCTCAAAGAGATTATGTTCATATAAACGATAGATAATACTTTTTACATTATATACCCATATACCAACATTTAATGTATTAAAAAAGCTTTAATCTTAGGATTAAAGCTTTTATTTTTTGTAAATTTATCTTTTATTAGAATATATAATTTCATAGCTTAACTACTATTAGAATAAAATGAACGAAAGTTTTTTACATTATGTATGGATGTATAAAAAGTTTGAGTTATTTGATTTACGAACCACTTCAGGTGAAAAACTTGAAATCATCCATTGTGGAACCTTAAATCCTGATTCAGGACCGGATTTTAACTTTGCTAAGGTTATTATTAACGGAACTGAGTGGGCAGGAAACGTAGAAATACATGTAAAATCATCTGATTGGATTAAGCATAAGCATGATTTGAATCCGAACTATGACAACATTGTACTTCATATCGTTTATGAAGATGATCAGGAAATATTATCATTAAAGCTAAAAAAAATACCTACTTTAGAATTAAAAAATTATATTGCTGCTAGCTTGATCGACAATTATACTCACCTGGAAAAGAAAGCATATAGTTTTATTCCCTGTGAAAAATTATTTACCAATTTATTACCAAAGCTTTCTATTGGTTTTACGGAAAAACAGTTCTTTTGTAAACTGGAAGAAAAACAGAAAAAAATATCACAGCTCCTTATTTTAAAAAATAACGATTGGGAAGCTGTTCTCGCTTCTGTTTTAGCTTATTCATTTGGTCTTAAAATCAATGCGGAAGCATTTGAACAAATATTTATGGAAACTGATTATAAAATTCTTCGTAAACAGTTTTCAAACCTTACTCATTTAGAGTCTTTATTGTTCGGGCTTTGCTTTAATCTTGATATGTATGAGGATGAATATGCTGAAATATTAAAAGAACAGTTTAAATTTTTACAAGTAAAGTACAGACTCACCAAAACAACTATAAATTTAAAATTTTCTAAGCTGAGACCTGCCAATTTTCCTACTATACGTCTATCACAGCTTTCATGTATTTTAACTCAGTATCAAAATTTATTTTCTTATGTTATCGGAGCTAAGACATTGCAACACTATATCTACATTCTTGATGATGTTCAAGCTTCTTCCTATTGGAATAATCATTATGTTTTTGATAAAATTTCATCTCATAATCAAATAAAAAAGCTTTCATCATCTCAAAAAGAATTAATTATCTTGAATGCTTTTCTCCCCATTAAGTTCGCATATTCTAAAAGTATAGGAAAATGCATGGATGACGAAATAATCTCAATTATGGAGGAATTATCTCCTGAAAAAAATACAGTTATACAAAAGTTTGAGAATTTGGGCATATCATTTAATTCAGCTCTTGAAACTCAGGCTTTTCTACATTTATACAAAAATCAGTGTCTAAATAAAAAATGTCTAAAATGTGATATTGGTTATAATATTCTAAAGTAGAAAAAAAAGAATATTACTTTTACTATGTAAATAATAAAATTTATAAAGATATATTTAGTGTAAATTAAGTCCTTTGCTAATTTCAATACAAAATTAGGACAAAAATATGATATAAAATTGAGGATTTCCTTAATTTTCAACATCAATTACACCTAAAACTTTATTGTTGTAAAATGGGCCTCCTGGATAATGAGCTGTATAATCTAAGTTAAGCCATATTTTACCATCCTGATCGATATGATAGTATAAACTTCTTCCTTTACTTTCTTTATCAAATAGTTTATGTTTGATAAGAAAATTAATAGACTCTAAATCACTTTCATCTCCTATATACAATTCGGGGTAAATGTGTCCTACTGTATATACTAACCGAGGTAGACCTCCGACAGCTCTAATGCATGAAGCCATTAATATGGAATGATCGTCGCAATCTCCTGATAAGGTTTTGATTGATTCACTGGCTTTTGCATAATATTCTTGCCCTACAGGATCGTTAACATAAGTCCAACGAGAGTTTATTTCTTTAAATATAGCAAGACATTGAATTGTGGTTCTATATCTACTATCGCTCTGATATTCTTTAAAATGCTTATTAATTGCTTCTAAAGCAAAGGTTCTTACTTCAGGATTTGTAAAGTCCATTGCTTTTAATATAAGAGCATCTGAAGAATTAAATGCAACTTTATTGATCAATATTTTTTGTGGTTTGTTACTATCTTTCATAGAATGTATCATAGCTTGATAATCGAGCGCAAGTGAAGCAAATCCATATTTATTGGTTAAACTGCCAACAGATAATAGGCCAATAATGCATAAACAAAAGACAAAAAATATTTTTCTGACAAATTTTACAAAAAACCATAAAATGAAAACAATTAATGCGAAAATAATTATTCGATCTAAATTAAATTTCCAATTTACGTTGGGTAAATTTCGATGAACAATAATAAATATTGGTAATGAAATGCATAAGATTGCTCCATAAACAATCAGTTTTTCTAAAATAGTCCAGAGCTTTTGCCAATCATTTTTGGTATAATTTTTATCTCCTGAATTCTTTTCATTATTCATATCTAATCTATTTTTCTTTATAAACAAAATAAGCTAATACTGATAAAGGTATTAACATGAATAAAAGATACATCGGTTTAAAAGAAATAAATGGATAATCAGGAAACATAACAATGAAACCTAAGGCTGCTACTATGCCCATTATAGCTCCTCCCAAATGCGCGTCATGCCCAACATTTCCTAATTGTGCTTTCATTCCATATACGGAATACCCTAAGTAAATAATACCAAATACCCAACCAGGTATGTTTAAAGGTAATGGAAATATACCTATTGATATTTGTGAATTCAATATGATTGATGCAAATAAAATTCCGGATACACCTCCTGAGGCACCTATTGCACTATAATACGGATTTTTTTTATGCATCCATAATGACAATAGATTACCACCTAAAATTGATCCCAAATAGGTTATGAAAAAAAATGCAACACCGTAATAAAGCAAAAAAGTTGAAAAAAAATAGAAGGTATACATATTAAATATCAAATGCATCAAATCCCCATGCAAGAAAGCAGAAGTTAACAATCTATCCCATTGCTTACCCCTCAATATTGCTCCTATATTAAATTTATATCTATCAAAAAATACCTGATCATTAAAACCTTTATAACTAGTTAAGGCAGTAATTACAATTACACCAATTACAATAATATTTATTTCTCCCATTTATTAATTAAATCTATTTATATCTACTTCTGCTTGAAGCTCGCTTATATTTTCCATGTATTCATACAATTCTCCTGCCATAGTTGGAGCTAACATAACTCCACGGCTGCCAAGACCATTGAATATGAAAATATTTTTAAGTTTTGGATGTCTTCCTAATAACGGTCTTCTGTCAATTACCGTTGGTCTTATTCCGGCAAATTTTTTTACTATTCTATAATCATAATTTAAAAACTTATTTAATCCATTAATTAGTTCGTTTTGTCCTTCTTCCGAAACTATATCATCTACTTCTCTATAATAATAAGTTGCACCTACATAATAATAATCATTTTCCATAGGCATAACAAAAACTTTAGATTTTACAATGTCTTTTAAATCTAAGCCGTTGGCATGAATAACCATAGTTTCTCCTTTAACTCCCTCCATAGGTAAATAACTGAAATAAGGATTGGCTTTTAATGCATACCCGTCACAAAAAACAACTTTAGCAGCTTCAACCCCCTTGTATTCAATTGAGTTTTCTAAAATATTCAGAGTATTAAAATCAAAAACATCATCGATAAGATTATGTTTGGTAATAAGATATTTCCTATACTCTCTAAGTAATTCTCTAACAAATATTTTCCCTGAATGCTTGACTCTTCCCATACCATAATCGGCTTTAATATATGGATTAACCGATTGATGAACATTGGGATCTAAAAAAGGAATTAGATTTTCATTTTTAGATGATTTTTTTATCCAGGTCTTAACTTCATCTTCATTGGCGAAAATTCTATATAAATCGGATTCGTAAACCAGTTTTACGTTTAGTAGTGATTCAAAGTTTTTAAACTCTTTTAATAAAACATCAATTTCTTTCTGAGCATTCCATACGGGTGTGAATCTTTTTAAAACTACCGGATTAAACATTCCTGAAGAAACAAAAGATGCCGAATTTGAGACAATATCAATGATTTTAAAAGATTTGTTTTCTTTTTCAAGTTTATTTGCTAAACAGGTTCCTGCGAGTCCCTGTCCTACAATGAGGTAATCAATCATAAATGGTGAAAATCTAAGAAGCTAAAAAAATTAATACTAAAGACTAAAAAAGCTAATCTTTGTAAAGACAAAGATAAAAAAAAGTCCCGAATCTAAAGATTCGAGACTTTTGAAATATAAAAGTATTTTTTAATAATTCCACATATTATTTTCTTTCTGCAGAATTTCGTTTTTAATTCTATTACTTTCTTCTAATTGAGCTGATGCATCTCTTGGAATATAATTGGATATTTCTCCATCTCCATATTCAGATTGTGATTTATAAATGATAGAACTAAATCTTCTGGCATTAAGCACATCATCATAAGTAATGGAGGAAGATCCATTTTTAGGATTAAACAGTGTATAACTAGACAATACTTCACGGGCTCCTGGATAGAAGATCCAAAATAAATCTATCATTTCATTATCTCCCTGATATCCTAGTAAAGAGGCTTCTGCCAATGAACCTAACACTTGAGGATCTGGTCCCATAGGAGCAATTCCTAAAAGTCTGTATTTCATTTGTCCTAACCTTTTATCTATATACCACATTCCTTTAATTTTAATTAACTTTACAGAACGCGTATCCGTTTTGAAATAATCCATTCCGGCTGCAATTTCTTCTTGTGTTGGTTCTACACCGGAAGCTCTAATATCCTGTAGCCAAGCAGACTCTTTTACTGCCTGAATTTTGTTTTTTAGATTTTCCGGGGCAACTTTCATTGTAAAATTGTCATCATCGTACACTTCTGTAATCTGTCCGGAATTTATTCCATTGAATAATGCATCGTATAGAGATACATAAGTGGCTGTCACATCATCATGCGAATAATAATAAGGTTGATTTAACTTTTCATTTAAATCAATTATTTCCCATACTACTTTCGACCACAGAATATCCTTATCTTCAATGTATCCATAAGGCAATACAGTTGGTTGGGTTGATATAGTATCAGAACCGTTCACTATATCGTACCTTTCCGTTCTCATTTCTCTTAATTCTTCAGGTGATTTTGCGTTCAAAATATTTTGAGCAAATGAACCTGTGCTAATTAAGGCTGTTATACAAATTATTAGATATTTCATGTTTTACAAAGTAATATTCAAATTTTATAATACGTTAATTACAACTGGTGAAACTGAAGATTGTGATACTCCTGATACTGTTGCTTTAATATTAAATATCAATACCTGATCTCCAGATCTTGCTTTAGATAAAACACCTCCTGCAGCAGACAATTTATTTCCCGAAACAGTAACAGTAGGCTGTCCTGAAACTTTTACGCTAAATCCTGTAACGGATATAGATACCGGAAATTCGAAGTCTGGAATATTTGCAGAAATTGTTTGTGCAGCTAACGCTCCGGCACTAACATTAACAACATTTGAGCCACGTACTTCACCTTGTGCTTTTGGCACATTCTTGATTCTATAGTTATATTGTTTACTTATAGCTTTTCCACTTGAAGTTTTCCCTGAAACTGTAAAGGTAACTGACGTACCTGCTCCTGGTCTGTATGACCAACCGCTTCCAGCTCTTGAAAGACTTCCTGAAGATGCTTGTAATGACAGAGAAGAAGGTTCTATACCATTCACTGCTGCACTTAACGGGTTATCAACCCCACGGTAAACAACATTCATTTTATCAGCCATTACTACGGCACTTCCATCCGTTGTTTTCATGGTTTCAGCTACTACTTCATATTTCTCATTGAAGTTTTCAATTTTGCTTTTTCCATCAGGAGTTATATAAGTAATAGACCCGGATAATGTATGTACTCCTGCTCCACCCGCTGTCATTCCTACTACAGCTTTTCCACCGTTTAGTGCTACATTTTGTCCATTTAAAGTTATAGATCCTTTCAAGGATGTATCGTACGCACCAAATCCTACTACTACATCAAATCTTTCTCCAGATTTAACATATTTAGGAGACGCAACTATAGGAACAAAGGCTTTTAATTCAATTTCATCCTGCAACTTATTAGATAATAAGTCTCTGACAATATTTCCTTCTTCTGTTCTAATATTTGCTTCTAAACGAGTAAGATTAGTCAATGCAGAAATCATCGGTTGATCATAGAATTGCTCTACTAGCCATGATTTCTTTCCTTTTCCTGAAAAATCAAATAACTGGTTGATTCTGTCTTTAGCTCCGGAAGAAGCTCCCTGAAGAATAAATTTTGTAAAACCTTGGACTTTACTGATCATAGTAGCTACTTCTGGTGTT contains these protein-coding regions:
- a CDS encoding GRP family sugar transporter; its protein translation is MSIIDFLIACIPILSWGMVPVISTLIGGKAIEQSFGIAIGSFIFAIVVYAIRKPELNPHIIWIGLASGLFWALGSVCQYKGLKYLGVSKSMPISNGTQIIGTSLLGVFLGDWATSNSKIFGFIALAMIIIGIVFTSYKQPEEGKKGEKIQWGRGIAVNLLSTLGFTLYVGILKYFGIDGWSSLLPQSVGQIIGVTLIAFLFFKINPYNFTAMKNSIVGVVWAIGNLAILVSQMKLGLSVAYPVGQASIIVSVIAGVYINKEKKTRKEWISAIIGMSIIVLGLFFIYLSGVYDKS
- a CDS encoding SDR family NAD(P)-dependent oxidoreductase; the protein is MGQLNNKTALITGSSSGIGKAMATKFAQEGANVIITYHSGKERAEQLEKELSSLNVKVKAYQVDVSDLEQIKSFFALVEKDFNDIDILVNNAGVNGQNINVEDMDIETWDNTIKTDLYGPFYCIKEFLQLKKKHDSYQNSRIINVTSIHEYICKPGNADYNASKAGMRNLSQTLAIELAPKGLTVNNIAPGMILTPMNKKVMDDKDVLKEKENIIPMKRGGSPEEVANVALFLASQASSYVTGSTYTVDGALSILGQDA
- a CDS encoding glucose 1-dehydrogenase, encoding MYKDLKGKVAVITGSSTGLGKAIAQRFGKEGISVIVNYFSDKKDAEDLVKEIEKTGGKAIAVQGDVGKEEDIKKLSKVAIDIFGDLDIWINNAGHQKKIPTHEMTLNEWNSVISTNLTGVFLGSREAIRYFLEKNKKGIIINMSSVHERIPKPHFVHYSASKGGVKMLTETLALEYAQKGIRINCIAPGAIYTPINADFKDPKIVEEVEETIPLGYVGKPEDISNVAVWLCSSQAEYITGTSIFADGGMKLYPSFEIKDEAM
- a CDS encoding lactonase family protein, which codes for MELFLIIGTYTQGGSNGMYVYKFNPETGTSSYSSSVAINNPSYLVVNHQENHIYSVSENEDNENSTVNAFTFDKKEGKIVLQNSQQVFGAAPCYINIGKKDRYVVTANYIGGSISVFKTDMDGSLLPIIQQINFSGSSVHDVRQNQSHLHCVVFSPDYNHLFATDLGSDRIYKFDVDYDHEGSFLSFGTPPYVEVTAGSGPRHLTFHPNQKYAYLINELGGTVTVFEYSNGNLVEIQTTISDKFKAEGSADIHIHPNGKFLYASNRLKKDGISIFKINENDGKITRIDYERTDIHPRNFIISPNGKFLLVANQDSNTIQTFSIDLETGLLSDNQEDIIIDMPVCLKFISIC
- the eno gene encoding phosphopyruvate hydratase — encoded protein: MSLIAQIHARQILDSRGNPTVEVDVITEYGTLGRAAVPSGASTGEYEAVELRDGGKEYLGKGVLKAVQNVNELIAPELVGVDVFEQALIDKAMIDLDGTPNKGKLGANAILGVSLAVAQAAAKELGLPLYRYVGGVNGKVLPVPMMNIINAGAHSDAPIAFQEFMIMPVVADSYSTAIRMGTEIFHSLKKVLHDRGLSTAVGDEGGFAPNFKNIEDALDTVLDAIKKAGYTPGQDVMLALDCASSEFCKDGKYDYSIFEGQGGKVRTSEEQAEYLAELAGKYPIISIEDGMDENDWAGWKILTDKIGDKVQLVGDDLFVTNVKKLSDGIKQGVGNSILIKVNQIGTLTETIDAVQMAQNAGYTAVMSHRSGETEDNTIADLAVALNCGQIKTGSASRSDRMAKYNQLLRIEESLGEVAVYPQFHAFKIKR
- a CDS encoding citrate synthase, whose translation is MSDTVKIQYNGKEYEYPIVDSVIGDKGININKLRDETGLITLDIGYKNTGATKSKITYLDGDLGQLYYRGYPIEQIAEKSTFTEVMYLLLEGELPRKEQLSQFEADIKQNSLVSEEMKQILKSFPRSAHPMGVLSTLTSALTAFNPHAVNVKSEKDLYNAYTMLLAKFPVLCAWTYRLKLGLPLNYSNNSLDYPHNFYQMMFRKPTEELEVDEVVVNAIDKLLILHADHEQNCSASTVRMVGSAHTGLFASISAGVSALWGPLHGGANQAVIEMLEMIQKDGGDLQKWIDKAKSKDDDFRLMGFGHRVYRNFDPRAKVIKKVADDLFEKLGIQDETLEIAKKLEEVALNDPYFIEKKLYPNVDFYSGIIYRVLGIPTEMFTVMFALGRLPGWIAQWKEMRMSGEPINRPRQIYVGNPQRDYVHINDR